From the Methanocaldococcus fervens AG86 genome, the window GCTGATATATGCCTAACAAATATGCACTACTTAACTGGAAGAGCTCCAGGTGCTGAGTTCTTTGAGTCTATTAAGAAAGAGGCTTTAAGTGTGGATAAGGTTATTGGAGTACATGACATAAAAGCTCATTATGTTGGGCCTAAAATCCACGTTGAGTTGCATGTTGAAGTTCCATCAAACATTTCAGCAAGAGAGATGCACGATATTGAGGTTGAAGTTAAAAATAGATTGGAAAGCTTAGATAATGTTGAGAGGGCTTATGTTCATGTGGATATTGTGGATTGGTATTTTTAATCTTTATTTTTACTCTTTAGGTTTTATAGCTACAACTCCTAATGCATTCTCAACCCTTCTTACATTTACAAACCCAACCTTTCTCAATCTCTCCATAACTCCCCTTTGCAAATCCTTTCCCCTATATTTCTTTCCTGGGTTGCCCACATAATGAAACAATCTCCCTCCGGGCTTTAAGACTCTAAAAATTTCCTTATAAAATTCTTCACTGTATAAATGTCCAGCTAAGCTAAATCGTGGAGGGTCGTGAATAACAACATCAAACTCCTCATCTTTAAAATTCTTAATTACATCAAAGGCATCTCCCAAAATAATTTTAATGTTTCCTTTAAATAGATCTTCACTATATGGATTTATTTTAGCCAATTCTAAAACATTTGGATTTTTTTCTATTGTTATAACTTCAGCCCCTCTTCTAAAAGCCTCTATGGCAGTATATCCCAAACCCATACATGTATCTAAAACCTTTTCCCCTTTCTTCACTTTTACAGAGTTTATTTTATTCAGAGTGTCTTCGTAGGGGTTGATATCTTTAGTTCTGTGCATCCTTATTCCATTTATCTCAATTGTTGGTGGAATCGTTGGCACTAACTTGTAATATCCGTTGTTTGATATTGCAGCTTTGAAAACCTCTCCATCCTTTATAAAGTATATATGCCCTTCATCTTTGGCTATCTTTTTTAGAATATCAAAGTTAATCTCACCTTCAGGGAATCTTGCTACTTCTCTTTCCCTATCTATGATTATTTTTTCCTTTTTTTCTGTTTTATTCAAATCCAAATTTAAAAAAATCTCTTCATTTTGTGAATTTAATATTTTTTTAGCTGTTTCTGATGTTAAATAATTCATGATAACACCAAAAATTACATTTATGCTAAGTTTTAAAATATCGATTGAACCTACATAAGGATAAACACAAAAACATTATCAATTATTATTGCCCAATCTATTAACTAAGGGTATCTTTATAATTATTGTTTATATTTACCATGTTTGTATTTTTATATTTGAGTTATTTGATATTTATTTTGGTGAGTTTCATGGAACTTGAAGAAAAGTTAAAAGAAATTGCTAAAAAAGCAAAAAAAGGAGGTAAGGATGATTTAGCCGATAGAGTAAAAAATTTAGAAAAAGTTGCAATTAAGCTATATAACAATTTTAAATCAGAGTCTCAGCCTAACGAAAAAACAATAGAACAAGAACAACACGAGAACGAGATAGAACAACATCCTAATCAATATTTTGACAAAATAGAGGAAATTAATAATAAATTGGATAAAATTCTCGATATTATTGGCAATAACAAAAATTGCGAAAAAATTGAAAATTTATTAAAGGAAATATTGGCTAAATTTGACGAGCTAAAATATACAAATCTTTCAGAAGAGGCTATAAATAAGATTTCAGATAAGGTTAAGCAAATATACGATTCATCAAAAATGGAGTTGATGGAGAAGTTGGATACAATAATAGAAAGAATAAACGACTATTCTTCAAAATTGGATAGATTATCAGATGGCGTTGACGATATTTCTAATAAAATTGATACAATCTCGGAGAAAATCAAAGATTTGTTGGATATTGGTGGGGTTAAGGTAGTTGATATTATAAAACTAATAAAAGAAATTTATAAGGGAATTGATGAAATAAAAAAGATTTTAAATAGTTCTGATGATGAAAATATCGATAAAGCTATTGATATTGTTGACGAGCTGAATAGCAAAATAGACAACTATATTGAAGAAATTGAAAAAGAATTAAGCTAAAATAAAAAATTTTTAGATTTTTCTTTTCAATATCTCAATTATCTCATTATCTACGAGCTTCATCGCTTGCCCAATTTTTCCAATATTCTCTATACACTCTTTAAAATCTTTTCCAACAATTCCGTTTGTGTATGGAACTTTTGAGTGTAAAGATAAATAAATGGCAAAAACTCCTGAGGCAATTTTTAAGGCACAGCCAATTTTCCCTCCATCACAAACAATACCTGGAAGATTTGCTGTAA encodes:
- a CDS encoding class I SAM-dependent methyltransferase, whose amino-acid sequence is MNYLTSETAKKILNSQNEEIFLNLDLNKTEKKEKIIIDREREVARFPEGEINFDILKKIAKDEGHIYFIKDGEVFKAAISNNGYYKLVPTIPPTIEINGIRMHRTKDINPYEDTLNKINSVKVKKGEKVLDTCMGLGYTAIEAFRRGAEVITIEKNPNVLELAKINPYSEDLFKGNIKIILGDAFDVIKNFKDEEFDVVIHDPPRFSLAGHLYSEEFYKEIFRVLKPGGRLFHYVGNPGKKYRGKDLQRGVMERLRKVGFVNVRRVENALGVVAIKPKE